From a single Apostichopus japonicus isolate 1M-3 chromosome 12, ASM3797524v1, whole genome shotgun sequence genomic region:
- the LOC139977497 gene encoding ATP synthase-coupling factor 6, mitochondrial-like, with translation MQNITRVAPCAKTLISHSLRRNIGVTSVAMAKTNAPTDSVQKLYIDKIREYAKLSAAGKIQMDAQSQKDFEAESAKLKKLYGGGDLTKFPEFQFKEIDFEAKKDA, from the exons ATGCAGAACATCACCAGAGTGGCACCATGTGCCAAGACACTAATCAGCCACAGTTTAAGAAGAAATATAGGTGTTACAAGTGTTGCCATGGCTAAAACAAATGCTCCTACAGATAGTGTGCAGAAGCTCTACATTGACAAGATTAGGGAATATGCAAAATT GAGTGCTGCTGGTAAAATTCAGATGGATGCACAGAGCCAGAAAGACTTTGAAGCTGAATCAGCTAAGTTAAAAAAACTATATGGAGGAGGAGACTTAACAAAATTTCCAGAATTTCAGTTCAAAG AAATTGACTTTGAGGCCAAGAAGGATGCCTAA